CCCCGATTACCTCGTATTCACCGATCAGATCTCCGACTGCAATCGACATAAGGCCTATGCTGTTACTTATAGATGCGGAGACAAGTAGGAAGGATTGAGTATCATCAGCTTGAAACTGGCGTGTTGAGAAGCTATCGGTGAAGGCCCGAATGTAAGAGGGTTTCAGAGCTGATCCGGATTATTTGTGATATGGCGATGGTACGACAGCTATCGGCGACGCCCGGCGGTTAGACGCTCTCGAACTGCTCCGCATTTTCGTCTGGTCTCTCACCCCGAGAGAGATGTTTGCACCCAAACCCACAGTGACCTTCGGAATTCCGAGCGCGGATGCCAACGCTCCGTGCCTCCCGACGGAACGTGCCCTGTCGGCTGGGTCGGTGTATCGCCGTCCAGTGCAATTCCAGGTCGAAATCCTTAGTATTGCTGCGCCACTGTCTTCTCGGCGGCGGGCAGGTGCTTGGTTACGTGGTCTGCCATCATCCTGACTAAGTCGGCGTTCGTCATCGGCTGCCAGCCGTGTCCTTTCATCGGGCGTCCGTAGGCGAACGTGGCATGCGCCGGGGGGCTTATATTCGTCAGGAAGTCTTCCATCCTGTACACCGCAAGATTCAGGTAGTAGTCATCCATATCGCCGCAATAGATGTGGATTTTGCCGTCGAGCTGGTTGCCGATCTCCGACCAGTGTTTTTCCAGGTAGGCGCGCAGATCGTAGCCGTGATCGCGCATGTAGGTGGCAACCGCGTGATCGATCTCGCCGGTCTCCTTGTTCCAGACCGGCTTTGGATAGCCATCCTCATCGATAGGACCATAGACAGCTTCCCAGGCCTCGAGTTGCTGGGCGGAGCGCCCATGGGAACCGAGCGCAGCTTCAAACTGGCTCATCTGGCGCATTGTGAGGGTGACCTGACCTTCTGGGGTGCGCATCAGGGGACGCTCTGGTGCGGGCGGGGCAAACCCCGGTACTTCAAAAGCGCTTTCATCTTCATAGATGTCCACCATGCCATAGCGGTGGAAGTCGATGGGATCAGGATAGAAGGTCCAGGCGCCGCCGAAAAAATCAGGGTGGAAAACTTCGAGCGCCAGCGACTCCCATCCTCCTGTCGAACCTCCGGTCAGCAGGCGCGCATACGGCTGGCGCAAGATGCGGAAGTGATCCTCCAGATACGGGATCAACTCCTGCATGATGGCGTCGCCATAAGGGCCGTTGTTGGCCGAGTTCACGGCATAGGAATCATCGAAGAAAGGCGTGGGATGTTGAAGAGTGACAGCGATCATGCGCGGGAAGTTGTCCGAGCGCCAGGCATGGGCCAGAGAAGCATCGGCGGGAAGTCCGCCGTCGTCGCCTTCCTTGTCTGGAAAGCTGAATGGCGCTCTCAGGCTGAAGTGACCCTGTATGTAGATGACGGGATAGCGCACGTCCGGGTGCTGCTCGTAATCCTTGGGAAGGAGGACAGTGGCGCCGAGATAAATTGGCGTTCCCCAGAAATGCGTGAGCATCTGGCTTTGAATTCTGATGTGCTTGACCCAGCTTGTGTCCGCCGGGAGTTCAATGGGCGGAATGACTTTACTCAGAGAGAGCTTGAATGTCTGCGATGAGCTTGAATCGAGGTGAACTCTCTGGACTTCGCTGTAGAGATTCCCGGGAGAGCGGGTGAAGTCCTGCCCCTCCCACTGATCCAGGTGCACCCACAGGGTCTTGCCGTCAGCGCGTTGCACGCGCGTATAAACACTCATTAATGCCTGCACGAAATAATCGCCTTCGGGAAGGTCTTTCAGGCCGGCCAGGGGAAACCCGGAAGCGGTGCTCTGCAGCAGGATTCGCTGTCCGGGTTTGATCTCGCTGACATCCAGGCCGAAGAAGGGGGTCCGCTGATACCATGCGCCGATTTGCAAGCGCGGCTCCTTATTATTCTTTTTCGCCAGGATGACGAATACCCGGCCGGTGATCGGCTGCTCGTGAACCGAGGCAAGAAAGGAAATCTCGAATCGGGGGCCGCGTGCCCAAGCCGCTTGGGTTGCGCAGAATAAGACTTCGCAAAAAAGAACCAGGAGTTGAGCGATGAGAACTCTTGACGCACGCCTTCTCATCGCCTTTAATCCCCCTTTCAGTTTGCGGCAGGACATTTTTTCCATTTTGCCAGTCTAGCAAGCCTCCGGCAGCGGCAAGAGGTTGTGGCTGCTCAGGAGAACTTTTATGTCCGCGAATCCGGGAAGCCGATGTCCGTAGCGCCTCTCACTGCGGAGGAGAGCCGCAATCTCATTGAAGCAGCCCGCAAGGCGCTGGACAACGCTTATGCACCGTACTCCAAGTTTCACGTCGGGGCGGCCATTCTCACTGAGGCTGGCAATATTTATACCGGCGGAAACGTGGAGAACGCCTCTTACGGTCTGACGATTTGTGCTGAGCGCTCGGCGATCGTGGCGGCGGTTGCGGCAGAGGGGCCGGGAATGCGACTGCGCGGCGTGGCCGTTCTCAATGGCAACGACGTGCCGTGTTCGCCCTGCGGGGCCTGCCGGCAGGTGATTTTCGAGTTCGGTCCACATGCCGCGGTTCTGTTTCAGGGGAAAGACGGTATAGAAGAATCCACCGCCGAACGCATGCTGCCGGCAGGATTTTCGTTTTGAGAGATAGAACGTTATGCGCGTTGTCGATCTGATTCGCAAGAAACGCGATGGTGGCGAACATAGCTGGGAGGAGATCCAGCAGATCGTCAATGGCTACACTGCAGGCACGATTCCTGACTACCAGATGGCGGCCTGGCTCATGGCGGTGCTGCTGCGCGGCATGAGCCAGGCCGAATCCGCTGCCCTCACTGACATCATGCTGCACTCCGGTGAGGTGCTGGATTTTTCCGAGCTTCCCGCCAAGAAAGTAGATAAGCACTCGACCGGCGGCGTTGGAGATAAGACATCGTTGGTCATTGCCCCCATTGCGGCCGCTGCTGGCGTGTACGTCCCGATGATCAGCGGACGCGGGCTCGGCCATACCGGCGGCACTCTGGACAAGCTGGAATCGATTGCCGGATTCAACGTCAACTTGTCGCTGGACGATTTCCGCAAGGTGCTGAAGAAATGTGGATGCGCGCTGATTGGCCAGACAGCGGAGGTCGCTCCCGCCGACAAACGCATTTACGCCCTGCGCGATGTGACTGGCACAGTGGAGAGCCCCTACCTGGTTTGCGCCTCGATCATGAGCAAGAAGCTCGCCGAGGGCATCGATGCTCTGGTTCTGGATGTGAAGACTGGCACCGGCGCCTTCATGAAGAAGGAGGAAGACGCGGTCAACGTGGCCCGTCTGATGGTGGATACCGGGAAACGAATGGGCAAAAGAGTGGTCGCGCTCATCACCGACATGAACCAGCCTTTGGGCCGCTATGTCGGCCATGCACTCGAGGTCGAGGAGAGCGTGCACATCCTGGAAGGCGGCGGCTCGGAAGACTTGCGCGATTTATGCCTGGAGCTGGCGGGTTGGATGATTTATCTCGGAGAGCGAGCCGACAGTGTGGAGGAGGGGCGGAAGATTGCGGCGGACACGATCCGCTCCGGCGCGGCAAAAGAAAAGCTGCGGCAGATTATCAGCCTGCAGGGAGGAGATCCAGGAGTAGTGGATGACCTGAAGCGCCTGCCACGCCCTCGCACGCAACTGGAATTCAAGAGTTCCACGAGCGGATACGTGGCCGGGATGCAGGCTGAGTGGATCGGAACGGCGTGTGTGGTTCTGGGCGGCGGCCGGGAGAAAAAGGAAGACACCATCGATCACGCTGCGGGCCTGATTCTGCACAAGAAGCTCGGAGATTGGGTGAATGCGGGCGAATCACTTTGCACTGTCGGCTTCAACTCCGATGCCCGCCTGGATGAGGCTCAGGAATTGTTGCGCAATGCGTATCAGATTCGGGAGAAGCCGCCGGCGGGCGAGCGCAAGCTGGTCCATCAGATCATTGAATAGCGCGGCTCACCTAAGGAGAACGAGTGCGATTCATTGGACTTCTGGGTATGGTGGTTCTGCTGGCGCTGGCTTATGCCTTTTCCACCAACCGTCGCGCCATCCGTGTCAAGACGGTTGCCTGGGGACTGGCGCTGCAGGTTATGTTCGCGATCTTTGTGCTGCGCTTTCGAATCGGAAAAATAATCTTTCAAGCCGCTGGCAACGCAGTAGACAAGCTGCTGGGCTACTCTTACGTCGGTTCCGGGTTCGTGTTTGGCGAAATCGGCAAGAGGGTCTCGAACATGGGATTTTCCTTCGCCTTCCAGGTCTTGCCCACGATTATCTTTATTGCCGCTTTTTTTGGCTTGCTCTACTACTGGGGCATCATGCAGTTCATCATTCACCAGCTAGCTAAAGTGATGGTGCGGTTTCTGGGCGCCAGCGGAGCGGAATCGCTGAACGTAGCCGCCAGCATTTTCATGGGACAAACCGAGGCTCCGCTGACCATCCGCCCATTTCTGCCTGTGATGACTCGCTCGGAGCTGATGACCATTATGACTGCGGGCATGGCGCACGTTTCCGGCGGCATTATGGCTGCATACATCGCGTTCGGAATCAAAGCCGAACATCTGCTGAGCGCCGTAATCATGACGGCTCCGGGAACCATTCTCATGGCCAAAATGCTGGTGCCTGAGACCGAGCAGCCAGTCACCGCGCCTCAGGCAGGCAAGATCAGCGAAGCGGAGCACAAAGTCGAACTGGAGGTAGAGAAGAAGGATGGCAACGCGCTCGACGCTATCGCGCGCGGCACCATTGACGGCCTTCACCTGGCGCTAAACGTCGCCGCCATCCTGATCTCGTTTATCGCACTCATTGCTCTTCTTAATGGCATTCTCGGCGGCACACACAACTGGCTCGCCGCGCACGGCTTCCCATGGTTCCCCTCCAGCCTGGAAAGGATCTTTGGCGTCATCTTCGCTCCCGTCGCTTTTCTCATTGGAGTGCCATGGCGAGACTGCGTCAGCGTTGGCGATCTGCTGGGCACGCGCATGGTGATCAACGAACTGGTTGCGTTCTCTAAGCTGGGTCTGGAAAAGAGCGCGCTCGATCCTCGCTCCGTGACCATCTCCACCTTCGCCCTGTGCGGCTTTGCCAACTTCAGCTCCATTGGAATTCAGATTGGCGGCATCAGCGCGCTGGCTCCCAATAAGCGCACTGAACTTGCCAAGCTCGGGATTCGCGCCATGATTGCGGGCACCATGGCCAACCTGATGTCGGCCTCTATCGTTGGACTACTGATGCGATGAAGCCAACTGCAAAGAAAAAAGAGCTGCATGATTACGAGCTCGCTGGTGAGGCGGCAAAGTTCATCCGCGCGCGCACCAAGCTTGCTCCCAAAATCGCGGTCGTACTGGGCTCCGGCCTGGGATCGTTCGCTGACGATCTCCCCAACGCGGTGCGTATTCCCTACGCAAAAATCCCGCACT
This Terriglobales bacterium DNA region includes the following protein-coding sequences:
- a CDS encoding thymidine phosphorylase yields the protein MRVVDLIRKKRDGGEHSWEEIQQIVNGYTAGTIPDYQMAAWLMAVLLRGMSQAESAALTDIMLHSGEVLDFSELPAKKVDKHSTGGVGDKTSLVIAPIAAAAGVYVPMISGRGLGHTGGTLDKLESIAGFNVNLSLDDFRKVLKKCGCALIGQTAEVAPADKRIYALRDVTGTVESPYLVCASIMSKKLAEGIDALVLDVKTGTGAFMKKEEDAVNVARLMVDTGKRMGKRVVALITDMNQPLGRYVGHALEVEESVHILEGGGSEDLRDLCLELAGWMIYLGERADSVEEGRKIAADTIRSGAAKEKLRQIISLQGGDPGVVDDLKRLPRPRTQLEFKSSTSGYVAGMQAEWIGTACVVLGGGREKKEDTIDHAAGLILHKKLGDWVNAGESLCTVGFNSDARLDEAQELLRNAYQIREKPPAGERKLVHQIIE
- the cdd gene encoding cytidine deaminase is translated as MSVAPLTAEESRNLIEAARKALDNAYAPYSKFHVGAAILTEAGNIYTGGNVENASYGLTICAERSAIVAAVAAEGPGMRLRGVAVLNGNDVPCSPCGACRQVIFEFGPHAAVLFQGKDGIEESTAERMLPAGFSF
- a CDS encoding nucleoside transporter C-terminal domain-containing protein, whose protein sequence is MRFIGLLGMVVLLALAYAFSTNRRAIRVKTVAWGLALQVMFAIFVLRFRIGKIIFQAAGNAVDKLLGYSYVGSGFVFGEIGKRVSNMGFSFAFQVLPTIIFIAAFFGLLYYWGIMQFIIHQLAKVMVRFLGASGAESLNVAASIFMGQTEAPLTIRPFLPVMTRSELMTIMTAGMAHVSGGIMAAYIAFGIKAEHLLSAVIMTAPGTILMAKMLVPETEQPVTAPQAGKISEAEHKVELEVEKKDGNALDAIARGTIDGLHLALNVAAILISFIALIALLNGILGGTHNWLAAHGFPWFPSSLERIFGVIFAPVAFLIGVPWRDCVSVGDLLGTRMVINELVAFSKLGLEKSALDPRSVTISTFALCGFANFSSIGIQIGGISALAPNKRTELAKLGIRAMIAGTMANLMSASIVGLLMR
- a CDS encoding alpha/beta hydrolase-fold protein — protein: MRRRASRVLIAQLLVLFCEVLFCATQAAWARGPRFEISFLASVHEQPITGRVFVILAKKNNKEPRLQIGAWYQRTPFFGLDVSEIKPGQRILLQSTASGFPLAGLKDLPEGDYFVQALMSVYTRVQRADGKTLWVHLDQWEGQDFTRSPGNLYSEVQRVHLDSSSSQTFKLSLSKVIPPIELPADTSWVKHIRIQSQMLTHFWGTPIYLGATVLLPKDYEQHPDVRYPVIYIQGHFSLRAPFSFPDKEGDDGGLPADASLAHAWRSDNFPRMIAVTLQHPTPFFDDSYAVNSANNGPYGDAIMQELIPYLEDHFRILRQPYARLLTGGSTGGWESLALEVFHPDFFGGAWTFYPDPIDFHRYGMVDIYEDESAFEVPGFAPPAPERPLMRTPEGQVTLTMRQMSQFEAALGSHGRSAQQLEAWEAVYGPIDEDGYPKPVWNKETGEIDHAVATYMRDHGYDLRAYLEKHWSEIGNQLDGKIHIYCGDMDDYYLNLAVYRMEDFLTNISPPAHATFAYGRPMKGHGWQPMTNADLVRMMADHVTKHLPAAEKTVAQQY